The nucleotide sequence AGCTTTTTAGATACCTTCGCAAGGCGGGTATAGGCGTGCAGGTACATTACATACCCGTCTACTGGCATCCCTTTTTGCAAAAGCTCGGTTATAAAAAGGGTCTTTGCCCCATAGCTGAAGACTTTTACGAGAGGGTTTTAAGCCTGCCCATATACCCGGGTCTGAAGGAGGAAGAATTTATTTATGTAGTAGAAAAGCTGGAGGAGTTTTTAAGTGTTTGAAAGGCTTATCTTAGGTAGTGCCAATTTTGGCATGGATTACGGTATATCCTGCGGCAGGAGACTTTCTAATGAGGAGGTCTTTCAAATACTTGATAGAGCATGGCAGGAAGGCATAAGATGGATAGACACCGCTCAAGCTTATGGCGGGTCCGAAGAGGTTATAGGCAACTATATGCGTCAAAAAGGAAGAATATTTAACATAATCACAAAACTACCCCATGAAAACTACGGAAACTATAAGGACATAAAAGAGAAAGTGTTAGAAAGTAAAAAGAAGCTACAAGTTGAAAAGATAAAGGTTTTACTTTTGCATTCCTTTAAAACTTTTGATGACAAAAGGGAATTAATGAGCGAGAGCCTTGAAAGGTTAAAAGAGGAGGGTCTTATAGAAGAATACGGTGTTTCTGTCTATCATGTAGAAGAAGTTTTTGATTTTTTCCATGTTATAAAAAAACCCTTTGTGGTGGAGTTTCCAGCGAACGTCTTTGATAGAAGATTTATCAGAAGGCTGAAAGAGTTAAAAGAGCTAAAGTTAAAGCTTTTAGCAAGGTCTGTTTTCCTTCAAGGTCTCTTCTTCCTGCCAGAGGAAAGACTTACGGGCTTTTTTGCTCCCATAAGGGACAAAGTGCTTTCTTTGAAGAAAAAGGCAGAGCTTTTGAACCTTCCTCTTTCCTGTCTTTGCCTTATTTTCGTGTGGCAATATTCTGACATAGAAGGTATCATATTAGGTGTGGATAACCTTAGGCAACTTGAGGAGAATTTAGAGTGCATTAGAAGCAATATAAGCTTTTCAGAAGTTCTTGAAGGCTTTGAAGTGGAAGATGAGAATATAATCCTGCCATATAACTGGAGGTAGAAATGAAGCAGTTGGAAGTTTTCAAAAACTACGAAGCGGACCGATGGTATGAGAGGAACAAAGAAAGCCTGAAGCCCAAAGATGATATAGTCATATGGCTTTTGGAAAATTATGGAGTATTAAAAGCGGAAAGTAGTGTGCTTGAAGTGGGTGCATCAAATGGTTGGAGACTTGCAAGGATTTATGAAAAGTACAAATGCAAAGTAGTAGCGGTGGAGCCATCAAAAAAGGCGGTAGAAGAAGGAAAGAAAGTTTTCCCCTTTATAGAGTTCTACAACATAGCCTTAGAAGAAATGGACTTTGAAAACAGCTTCAATGTGGTTATAGTAAACAGCGTATTGCACTGGATAGACAGGAAAAACCTTCTTCATGCTATAGCCCGCATAGACAGGGCTTTAAAAGAAGAGGGTTATCTTGTGATAGGAGATTTTCAGATGCCCATCTTTATAAAAAACCCCTACCATCACACACAGGAAGAGCTATATACTTACAAGCAAGCCTATAAGGAGCTTTTCTTGTCCTCGGGCTTGTATGTGGAGCTTGCCACCCTTTGCTACAACCACGACACAAAAGAATTTAGAGATATAAACCTTAAAAATCTCTTCTGTGTGAGCCTTCTGAGAAAGCAAGAAATATACCTAAGGCAGGATAAAGTGCTATGAGAGCAGGGCTTATAGTTCAGGCAAGAAACGGCTCTACAAGGTTTCCTAAAAAGATGCTCACTCAGATAGCAGGCAAAAGAGCCATAGAATGGGTATTATCAAGGGCTGGCAAGGTAGAGGCAGACCTTAAGGTGCTTGCCACCACATACCTTGAAGAAGATAACTCCTTCTGCCAGATAGCTCGCGACTTTGGCTGGGAAGTGTTAAAAGGAGACCCATCAGATGTGTTAAGCAGGTACGCACAAGCGGTAAGGTTTTATGAACTTTCCACAGTTATCAGGATTACAGGAGACTGCCCACTTATAGACCCAAGGCTTATAGAGATGGCATTTGATAAGTTTATGGAAGAGAAGGCAGACTACCTTAGTCTTGTGGGCATCATAGACGGCTTTGACGTGGAGGTAATTAGCGGTGATGCTATACTGCTGGCAGACAAGAGGGCAAAACTGCCTTCAGAGAGGGAACATGTTAGCCCCTACATAAGGAAGTCAAAAAGGACAAAAAAAGTTTTTTTTAAACCCTTTGAAGAAGACCTTTCTTACATACACTTGAGCCTTGACTATCCAGAGGATGCCAGAGTCATTGA is from Hydrogenobacter sp. and encodes:
- a CDS encoding aldo/keto reductase yields the protein MFERLILGSANFGMDYGISCGRRLSNEEVFQILDRAWQEGIRWIDTAQAYGGSEEVIGNYMRQKGRIFNIITKLPHENYGNYKDIKEKVLESKKKLQVEKIKVLLLHSFKTFDDKRELMSESLERLKEEGLIEEYGVSVYHVEEVFDFFHVIKKPFVVEFPANVFDRRFIRRLKELKELKLKLLARSVFLQGLFFLPEERLTGFFAPIRDKVLSLKKKAELLNLPLSCLCLIFVWQYSDIEGIILGVDNLRQLEENLECIRSNISFSEVLEGFEVEDENIILPYNWR
- a CDS encoding class I SAM-dependent methyltransferase; amino-acid sequence: MKQLEVFKNYEADRWYERNKESLKPKDDIVIWLLENYGVLKAESSVLEVGASNGWRLARIYEKYKCKVVAVEPSKKAVEEGKKVFPFIEFYNIALEEMDFENSFNVVIVNSVLHWIDRKNLLHAIARIDRALKEEGYLVIGDFQMPIFIKNPYHHTQEELYTYKQAYKELFLSSGLYVELATLCYNHDTKEFRDINLKNLFCVSLLRKQEIYLRQDKVL